The Candidatus Woesearchaeota archaeon sequence AATATTTTCTATTTACCGGAAGGCGCGTATACTGGAGAGATTTCTCCAGCGATGATCAAAGAGCTTGCGGATTATGTTCTTATTGGGCATAGCGAACGACGTTCTGTGTTTCATGAAACAGATGAAGATGCACACAACAAATTACTTGCCGCGTTCTCTGTTGGTTTAACGCCTATTCTTTGTGTTGGTACTTTTGTTGGACAAAAAGAAGGACTTGTCAGTCATTTTGTGGAGAAGGATCTTGAACAACAACTCAAGACGTGTTTAACGGGGTTACGGTTTGACGCGAAACAGAAACTAATTATTTCCTATGAGCCTCCTTCCGCGATAGGTACAGGCACTGCCGCTGATTCCCAACGCGTCAATCATATTTGTTATTTTATCCGACGACAGCTTGATCAGATGTTTGGCGCTGCTGTTGCTGCGGAAACAAAATTACTTTATGGTGGAAGTGTGACTTCTAAAAACGCAAAAGAGTTTCTTTCGCACAAAGAGATTGATGGATTGCTTGTTGGTGCCGCGAGTTTGGATGTTGAAGAATTTGTTAGAATTGTGAAGAGTGGTTAAGGTGACTTATGATATTCATTGATATTTTGGGATATGTTGCAGGAATACTTGTCGTTATCTCTCTTGTTCCTCAAGTAATAAAATCATGGACGACAAAATCAACTCGAGATATTTCTCTCTCTCGTTATATTATGAGCCTATCCCATTAGATTGACCTCCATGTAATTATTGCACATGCGAGATGCAATAATCCTATGGAAGCATCTGGTCTTTTAGACCAACGAATCAATAACCCTCTAAATCGGTTGAACCAACTATGTGTACGTTCAACAACCCATCTACGTGCTTTTTTTCTTGCAGATTTTTTGATATCTTTCGCCTCTTCTCCACGTGGTCGC is a genomic window containing:
- a CDS encoding triose-phosphate isomerase, with amino-acid sequence MKKPLIIANWKMNMTVVKAVSFMHRFRELVQISNSTVVLCAPFTALSSLRYEINKGTTGFSVNLKHPLFLGAQNIFYLPEGAYTGEISPAMIKELADYVLIGHSERRSVFHETDEDAHNKLLAAFSVGLTPILCVGTFVGQKEGLVSHFVEKDLEQQLKTCLTGLRFDAKQKLIISYEPPSAIGTGTAADSQRVNHICYFIRRQLDQMFGAAVAAETKLLYGGSVTSKNAKEFLSHKEIDGLLVGAASLDVEEFVRIVKSG
- a CDS encoding transposase encodes the protein RPRGEEAKDIKKSARKKARRWVVERTHSWFNRFRGLLIRWSKRPDASIGLLHLACAIITWRSI